A DNA window from Thermosynechococcaceae cyanobacterium Okahandja contains the following coding sequences:
- the prfC gene encoding peptide chain release factor 3, producing the protein MTSDLQTEIAHEVGRRRNFAIISHPDAGKTTLTEKLLLYGGAIHEAGAVKARRAQRQATSDWMAMEQQRGISITSTVLQFDYQGYRINLLDTPGHQDFSEDTYRTLAAADNAVMLVDAAKGLEPQTRKLFEVCQLRGLPIFTFINKLDRPGRDPLELIDEIEQELGLIPYPVNWPLGMGDRFRGVYDRLKQHFHFFERSSHGARAAAETVIALGDPAIDPYIASYRLEYNQLKDELELLDGVGAELNLDLVHQGKMTPVFFGSAMTNFGVRLFLEHFLTYGLPPAAYRSDRGAVDPCQEDFSGFVFKLQANMDPKHRDRVAFVRVCSGKFEKDMTVFHARTGKTIRLSRPQKLFAQGRESIETAYAGDVIGLNNPGMFAIGDTLYTGSKLEYEGIPCFSPELFAYLRNPNPSKFKSFQKGVSELREEGAVQIMYSTDESKREPILAAVGQLQFEVVQFRLLNEYGVETRLDPLPYTVARWVLDGWEALESAGRIFNAVTVKDNWGRPVLLFKNEWNLQQVIADHPKLRLSAIAPLTPAVAP; encoded by the coding sequence ACGAAGTCGGGCGGCGGCGTAATTTTGCCATCATATCTCACCCCGATGCTGGGAAAACTACCCTCACCGAAAAACTGCTGCTCTACGGTGGGGCTATCCACGAAGCGGGTGCCGTCAAGGCGCGGCGGGCACAGCGGCAAGCTACCTCTGACTGGATGGCCATGGAGCAGCAGCGGGGCATTTCCATCACCTCAACGGTGTTGCAGTTTGACTACCAAGGCTATCGGATTAATTTGCTGGATACGCCGGGGCACCAAGATTTTAGTGAAGATACCTACCGCACCCTTGCCGCTGCCGATAATGCGGTGATGCTGGTGGATGCAGCCAAGGGTCTAGAGCCACAAACCCGCAAACTTTTCGAGGTGTGCCAACTGCGCGGGCTGCCCATTTTTACGTTTATTAACAAGCTGGATCGTCCGGGCCGCGACCCGCTGGAACTCATTGATGAAATTGAGCAGGAACTGGGCTTAATTCCCTATCCGGTGAACTGGCCGCTGGGCATGGGCGATCGCTTTCGCGGGGTCTATGACCGCCTGAAGCAACATTTTCACTTTTTTGAGCGCAGTAGCCATGGTGCCCGCGCGGCTGCCGAAACCGTCATTGCCTTGGGTGACCCTGCCATTGACCCCTACATTGCGTCCTACCGTCTTGAGTACAACCAACTCAAAGACGAACTGGAACTCCTCGATGGAGTTGGCGCTGAGTTGAATCTAGACCTTGTCCACCAAGGGAAAATGACCCCTGTGTTTTTTGGCAGTGCCATGACCAACTTTGGCGTGCGCCTGTTTCTTGAGCACTTTTTAACCTATGGGCTGCCCCCCGCGGCCTACCGTAGCGATCGCGGCGCCGTTGACCCCTGCCAAGAAGACTTCAGCGGCTTTGTCTTTAAGCTACAGGCCAATATGGATCCGAAACATCGCGATCGCGTTGCCTTTGTGCGTGTCTGTAGCGGCAAATTTGAGAAGGACATGACCGTGTTCCATGCCCGCACGGGCAAAACGATTCGCCTCTCGCGTCCCCAAAAACTCTTTGCCCAAGGCCGTGAATCCATTGAAACTGCCTATGCGGGCGATGTGATTGGCCTAAATAATCCGGGGATGTTTGCCATTGGCGATACCCTCTATACTGGCTCAAAACTTGAGTACGAAGGCATTCCCTGTTTTTCACCGGAACTCTTTGCCTACCTGCGCAACCCCAACCCCTCTAAGTTCAAGTCCTTTCAAAAAGGGGTCAGTGAGCTGCGGGAGGAGGGGGCGGTGCAAATTATGTACTCCACCGATGAATCCAAGCGCGAGCCAATCCTTGCCGCTGTCGGTCAGCTTCAGTTTGAGGTGGTACAGTTTCGCCTTCTGAACGAGTACGGCGTGGAAACCCGCCTTGACCCCCTCCCCTACACGGTTGCTCGCTGGGTTCTTGACGGTTGGGAGGCCCTCGAAAGTGCTGGACGGATCTTTAATGCCGTTACAGTCAAGGATAATTGGGGACGACCAGTGCTGTTGTTCAAAAATGAGTGGAATCTGCAACAGGTCATTGCTGACCACCCGAAGCTCCGCCTGAGCGCGATCGCCCCCCTAACCCCTGCTGTTGCTCCCTAA
- the recR gene encoding recombination mediator RecR — protein sequence MSSVYTRPLARLIEQLQRLPGIGPKTAQRLALHLVKRPEADIQALAQALLDAKQQVGLCSVCFHLSAEPVCDICASPQRDEHTLCVVADSRDVIAIEKTREYHGKYHVLGGLISPMEGITPEQLHLQPLIQRASQPHVKEVILAIPPSIEGETTTLYVGQLLRPFVTVTRIAFGLPVGGDLDYADEMTLARALAGRREIEWS from the coding sequence ATGAGTAGCGTCTATACCCGTCCCTTAGCGCGGCTCATTGAACAGTTGCAGCGGCTGCCGGGCATTGGGCCTAAAACCGCCCAGCGCTTAGCCTTGCACCTTGTCAAACGACCTGAAGCCGACATCCAAGCCCTTGCCCAAGCGCTCCTCGATGCCAAACAGCAGGTGGGCTTGTGTTCGGTATGTTTTCATCTTTCAGCAGAGCCGGTGTGCGACATTTGTGCGTCCCCCCAGCGGGATGAGCATACCCTGTGCGTTGTGGCCGATTCCCGCGATGTCATTGCCATTGAAAAAACCCGCGAATACCACGGCAAATACCATGTCCTCGGGGGCTTAATTTCCCCAATGGAAGGGATTACACCGGAGCAGTTGCACCTGCAACCCCTGATTCAGCGTGCTAGCCAACCCCATGTTAAGGAGGTGATTTTGGCCATTCCCCCCAGCATCGAAGGGGAAACAACCACCCTGTATGTGGGTCAACTGCTGCGTCCCTTTGTTACCGTGACCCGCATTGCCTTTGGCCTGCCGGTGGGGGGTGACCTCGACTACGCCGACGAAATGACCCTTGCCCGCGCCCTCGCCGGTCGGCGGGAAATTGAATGGTCTTAG